One genomic region from Catenulispora sp. EB89 encodes:
- a CDS encoding TetR/AcrR family transcriptional regulator: MEAGPKLDPEREQAILGATLDLLAECGYEALRLDAVASRAKASKATLYRHWPGKAELVVDAISCYEQADLTDEVNTGSLRGDVLATLTAMRDLMSGEMGQLIAGLVAPLQKDPELARAVQTSMLEDKQQVTRRILDRAIARGEVPADTDPAIFPEVAPGIMFMRIFLNAEPVDDAFLVHLTDDILIPLMARSR; encoded by the coding sequence ATGGAAGCCGGGCCCAAGCTCGATCCCGAGCGGGAGCAGGCCATCCTCGGCGCGACCCTCGACCTGCTCGCCGAGTGCGGCTACGAGGCGCTGCGGCTGGACGCCGTCGCGTCCCGGGCCAAGGCCAGCAAGGCGACCCTGTACCGGCACTGGCCCGGCAAAGCCGAGCTGGTCGTGGACGCCATCAGCTGTTACGAGCAGGCCGACCTCACCGACGAGGTCAACACCGGCAGCCTGCGCGGCGACGTGCTCGCCACGCTGACCGCCATGCGGGACCTGATGTCCGGGGAGATGGGCCAGCTCATCGCCGGACTCGTCGCCCCCCTGCAGAAGGACCCGGAGCTCGCCCGCGCCGTGCAGACCTCGATGCTGGAGGACAAGCAGCAGGTCACGCGCCGGATCCTGGACCGGGCCATCGCCCGCGGCGAAGTGCCGGCCGACACCGATCCGGCCATCTTCCCCGAGGTCGCCCCGGGGATCATGTTCATGCGGATTTTCCTCAACGCCGAGCCCGTGGACGACGCGTTCCTGGTCCACTTGACCGACGACATCCTCATTCCACTGATGGCCCGAAGCCGCTAG
- a CDS encoding LLM class flavin-dependent oxidoreductase produces the protein MHLGFAPHRLWPTAPADLADVLDTARLIENLGFDHVIAGHHLLAGDLGLSPDPLVLLSAVAGATTRVRVASSILIAPLYDPLVAAHQAATLDALSDGRFVLGVGTGWDRTEFAAVGTPFEERGKRTDAGLAAMRALWRGESEHSLGMPPRTPDGPPVWVGGTSDAALRRALRFGTAWHGSGDPETVAAIRTRIARLAESTDRDPSTLDLTTVAMLLPPGFELSGKSPGPLLGGDRPSRESIVDELGRLSDAGVSSCSLWAPVDAAALPDVLAWAAEAAAEIS, from the coding sequence ATGCACCTCGGATTCGCCCCGCACCGCCTGTGGCCCACCGCCCCCGCCGACCTCGCCGACGTCCTCGACACCGCGCGCCTCATCGAGAACCTCGGCTTCGACCACGTCATCGCCGGCCACCACCTGCTGGCCGGCGACCTCGGCCTGTCCCCGGACCCGCTGGTCCTGCTCTCCGCCGTCGCCGGCGCCACCACCCGCGTCCGGGTGGCCAGCAGCATCCTGATCGCGCCGCTCTACGACCCGCTCGTCGCCGCACACCAGGCCGCGACCCTGGACGCGCTCAGCGACGGCCGCTTCGTCCTGGGCGTCGGCACCGGCTGGGACCGCACCGAGTTCGCGGCCGTCGGCACCCCCTTCGAAGAGCGCGGCAAGCGCACCGACGCCGGCCTGGCCGCCATGCGAGCCCTGTGGCGCGGCGAATCAGAACACTCCCTCGGTATGCCGCCCCGCACCCCCGACGGTCCGCCGGTCTGGGTCGGCGGCACCAGCGACGCGGCTCTCCGCAGAGCCCTGCGATTCGGCACGGCCTGGCACGGCTCCGGCGACCCCGAGACCGTCGCCGCCATCCGGACCCGTATCGCCCGACTCGCCGAGAGCACCGACCGCGACCCGTCCACCCTCGACCTGACGACCGTCGCCATGCTGCTGCCGCCCGGCTTCGAGCTGTCCGGCAAGTCCCCCGGACCGCTCCTGGGCGGCGACCGACCGAGCCGCGAGAGCATCGTCGACGAGCTCGGCCGGCTGTCCGACGCCGGAGTCAGCTCCTGCTCGCTGTGGGCGCCGGTGGACGCCGCGGCGCTGCCGGACGTGCTGGCGTGGGCCGCCGAGGCCGCCGCCGAAATCAGCTGA
- a CDS encoding VOC family protein, whose amino-acid sequence MTTAIRSQVIPVSDLEAAKALYTALFGAPHTDTPYYVGYNVDGFEVALAPGNVQGGPVAYVDVDDLDGTRETLLSAGATERDAPQQVAPEARVCVLLDKDGNTIGLRGK is encoded by the coding sequence ATGACCACAGCGATCCGCAGCCAGGTGATCCCCGTCTCCGATCTCGAAGCCGCGAAGGCGCTCTACACCGCGCTGTTCGGCGCCCCGCACACCGATACGCCGTACTACGTCGGCTACAACGTCGACGGCTTCGAAGTGGCGCTGGCGCCGGGGAACGTCCAGGGCGGCCCTGTGGCCTACGTCGACGTGGACGACCTGGACGGCACCCGGGAGACGCTGCTCTCGGCCGGCGCCACCGAGCGGGACGCGCCGCAGCAGGTGGCCCCGGAGGCGCGGGTGTGCGTGCTGCTCGACAAGGACGGCAACACGATCGGGCTGCGCGGGAAGTAG
- a CDS encoding helix-turn-helix transcriptional regulator, translated as MTAPATPEQRLADLARLRRVRDRIDREYAQPLNVEALARGAHMSAGHLSREFKAAYGESPYSYLMTRRIERAMAMLRRGDMTVTEVCFAVGCSSLGTFSTRFAELVGMPPSEYKRVAAFATAGLPSCVATRVTRPVRIREARLGALT; from the coding sequence ATGACCGCCCCCGCGACCCCCGAGCAGCGCCTCGCCGACCTCGCCCGCCTGCGCCGCGTCCGCGACCGCATCGACCGCGAGTACGCGCAGCCGCTGAACGTCGAGGCGCTGGCGCGCGGGGCGCACATGTCGGCGGGGCACCTGAGCCGCGAGTTCAAGGCGGCCTACGGCGAGTCGCCGTACTCCTACCTCATGACCCGCCGCATCGAGCGGGCCATGGCGATGCTGCGGCGGGGCGACATGACGGTCACCGAGGTGTGCTTCGCGGTCGGGTGCTCGTCGTTGGGGACGTTCAGCACCCGGTTCGCGGAGCTGGTCGGGATGCCGCCGAGCGAGTACAAGCGGGTGGCCGCCTTCGCGACGGCGGGACTGCCGTCGTGCGTGGCCACGCGGGTGACGCGACCGGTCAGGATTCGAGAAGCCCGGCTGGGGGCGCTCACCTAG
- a CDS encoding VOC family protein, protein MDLTINASFLPATDPEASLAFYRDVLGFEVRKDVGFNGLRWITVGPAGQPGTSIVLYPPAGDPGITEAERQTVAEMMAKGTYAVVLLATPDVDGTFDRIQAHDAEVVQEPTDQPYGARDCAFRDPAGNLVRIQQQK, encoded by the coding sequence ATGGACCTCACCATCAACGCCAGTTTTCTCCCCGCGACCGATCCGGAGGCCTCGCTGGCCTTCTACCGGGACGTGCTCGGCTTCGAGGTGCGCAAGGACGTCGGCTTCAACGGGCTGCGGTGGATCACCGTCGGGCCGGCCGGGCAGCCGGGGACCTCGATCGTGCTCTACCCGCCGGCCGGGGACCCGGGGATCACCGAGGCGGAGCGGCAGACCGTCGCCGAGATGATGGCCAAGGGCACGTACGCTGTGGTTCTGCTGGCCACGCCCGATGTGGACGGGACGTTCGACCGGATCCAGGCACACGACGCGGAGGTCGTGCAGGAGCCGACGGACCAGCCGTACGGGGCACGGGACTGCGCGTTCCGCGACCCGGCCGGGAACCTGGTCCGGATCCAGCAGCAGAAGTAG